One window of Pseudomonadota bacterium genomic DNA carries:
- the arsA gene encoding arsenical pump-driving ATPase produces MNLTSIETRYLFFTGKGGVGKTSISCATAIALADKGRRVLLVSTDPASNLDEVLGVKLGSAPTAVPGVGGLFALNLDPELAASEYREKMVGPYRGVLPEATVRSMEEQLSGSCTMEIAAFDEFSRLLGDPARTAGFDHVIFDTAPTGHTLRLLSLPHAWSSFIETSTTGTSCLGPLAGLKDQQNLYLASVEALANSERTTLILVSRPEVSALREAARSSAELRELGVSNQCLVLNGVFRAMRQDDPVAVAFERRGRDALAAMPAGIRELPRQEIRLSPRALLGADALRTMFDDAPHPAAPPPSSSRPQELPSPLVRLVDEMEAAGRGVIMTMGKGGVGKTTVAAAIALELARRGHPVRLSTTDPAAHVSWLIDDPPAGLEVGRIDAERETQAYRDEVMGAVGGNLDAQGKALLTEDLRSPCTEEVAVFRTFARTVAEGKDGFVVLDTAPTGHTILLLDAAEAYHREVLRQSSDMPETVRELLPRLRDPGFTRILLVTLPEATPVHEAARLQSDLGRAEIHPFAWVINQALTPVETTDPILVSRQSNEQGYIAEVVDKLAKRAALVPWMSEPPTGGASLRAFVEGRESTSAKSADRLGG; encoded by the coding sequence ATGAACCTCACGAGCATCGAGACGCGCTATCTGTTCTTCACCGGCAAGGGCGGCGTCGGCAAGACGTCTATCTCCTGCGCCACGGCCATCGCGCTCGCGGACAAGGGACGCCGCGTCCTGCTCGTCAGCACCGATCCCGCGTCGAACCTCGATGAGGTGCTCGGCGTGAAGCTCGGCTCCGCGCCGACCGCCGTGCCGGGGGTCGGCGGGCTTTTTGCGCTGAACCTCGACCCCGAGCTCGCGGCGAGCGAGTACCGCGAGAAGATGGTCGGGCCGTATCGCGGCGTCCTCCCGGAGGCGACCGTGCGCAGCATGGAGGAGCAGCTCTCGGGATCGTGCACGATGGAGATCGCCGCGTTCGACGAGTTCTCCCGGCTGCTCGGCGATCCGGCACGGACGGCCGGCTTCGACCACGTCATCTTCGATACGGCGCCCACGGGCCACACCTTGCGGCTGCTTTCCCTGCCGCATGCCTGGTCCTCGTTCATCGAGACGAGCACGACCGGCACATCCTGCCTCGGCCCGCTCGCGGGACTGAAGGATCAGCAGAATCTGTACCTCGCGTCGGTCGAGGCGCTCGCGAATTCGGAGCGGACGACCCTCATCCTCGTCAGCCGGCCCGAGGTATCGGCGCTGCGCGAAGCGGCGCGGTCGAGCGCGGAGCTGCGCGAGCTCGGTGTTTCGAACCAGTGCCTCGTGCTGAACGGTGTTTTCCGCGCGATGCGGCAGGACGATCCCGTGGCCGTCGCGTTCGAGCGGCGCGGTCGCGATGCGCTCGCCGCCATGCCGGCTGGAATCCGCGAGCTTCCGCGCCAAGAGATCCGCTTGAGCCCGCGCGCGCTGCTCGGCGCGGATGCCCTGCGGACGATGTTCGACGACGCCCCTCATCCCGCGGCGCCGCCCCCGTCGAGCTCCCGGCCGCAGGAGCTGCCGTCGCCGCTCGTCCGGCTCGTCGACGAGATGGAGGCAGCCGGAAGGGGTGTCATCATGACCATGGGCAAGGGTGGGGTGGGCAAGACCACGGTGGCCGCCGCCATCGCGCTAGAGCTCGCCCGGCGCGGTCATCCCGTGCGCCTCAGCACGACCGATCCGGCGGCGCACGTCTCCTGGCTCATCGACGATCCGCCGGCCGGCCTCGAAGTTGGGCGCATCGACGCCGAGCGCGAGACGCAGGCGTACCGCGACGAGGTCATGGGCGCCGTCGGCGGGAATCTGGACGCGCAGGGAAAGGCCCTCCTGACCGAGGATCTGCGCTCGCCCTGCACCGAGGAGGTCGCGGTGTTCCGTACGTTCGCGCGCACGGTCGCCGAGGGAAAGGACGGGTTCGTGGTCCTCGACACGGCGCCGACCGGGCACACCATCCTCCTGCTCGACGCGGCCGAGGCGTACCACCGCGAGGTGCTGCGCCAATCGAGCGACATGCCCGAGACGGTGCGGGAGCTCCTGCCCCGCCTGCGCGACCCGGGGTTCACGCGCATCCTGCTCGTCACCCTGCCCGAGGCGACCCCGGTCCACGAGGCGGCGCGGCTGCAGAGCGACCTCGGCCGCGCGGAGATCCACCCGTTCGCCTGGGTGATCAACCAGGCGCTCACGCCGGTCGAGACCACCGACCCGATCCTCGTGAGCCGCCAGTCGAACGAGCAGGGCTACATCGCCGAGGTCGTCGACAAGCTCGCGAAGCGCGCCGCGCTGGTGCCGTGGATGAGCGAGCCGCCGACCGGAGGGGCCAGCCTCCGCGCATTTGTCGAGGGACGGGAAAGCACGAGCGCGAAGTCGGCAGATCGGCTCGGCGGCTGA
- a CDS encoding permease: protein MNSLWTSLQFFVVIFAELTALFLGISTLVGLVLQYVSDKTLRRWLSKEGLLGNFLGATLGALTPFCSCSTIPMTVGLLRAGVPFGATMSFVLASPLLNPIILTMFWVLLGWKACVVYGAFTFAASMLAGALLQSLGFEKHVKRVRVSGGQERETMPTFRKKLRYAFTGAWGDFRGVLVYLVIGVAIGAGIYGYLPSDFVVRIAGPDNPFAIPVAAVVGVPLYVRAETVIPIAVALTQKGMSMGAVLALIIGGAGMSIPEMSMLAAIFKVRLVAVFIAVVFITAVATGFVFNVI, encoded by the coding sequence ATGAACTCCCTCTGGACGTCTCTTCAGTTCTTCGTGGTGATCTTCGCCGAGTTGACCGCCCTCTTCCTCGGGATCAGCACGCTCGTAGGTCTGGTGCTGCAATACGTCTCCGACAAGACGCTTCGCCGCTGGCTCTCGAAGGAGGGGCTCCTGGGCAACTTCCTCGGCGCCACACTGGGTGCGCTGACTCCGTTCTGCTCCTGCTCGACGATCCCGATGACGGTGGGGCTGTTGCGGGCCGGCGTCCCCTTTGGCGCCACCATGTCCTTCGTCCTCGCATCGCCGCTGCTCAACCCCATCATCCTCACGATGTTCTGGGTGCTGCTCGGGTGGAAGGCCTGTGTCGTGTACGGGGCGTTTACCTTCGCGGCCTCCATGCTGGCAGGCGCCTTGCTGCAATCGCTTGGCTTCGAGAAGCACGTCAAGCGAGTCCGGGTCTCCGGCGGCCAGGAGCGCGAGACCATGCCCACGTTCCGGAAGAAGCTACGCTACGCCTTCACCGGCGCCTGGGGGGACTTTCGAGGTGTCCTGGTCTACCTCGTGATCGGCGTGGCGATCGGCGCCGGCATCTACGGATACCTCCCGAGCGACTTCGTCGTACGCATCGCGGGACCGGACAACCCCTTCGCCATTCCAGTTGCAGCGGTGGTCGGCGTTCCCTTGTATGTGCGCGCCGAAACCGTGATCCCGATCGCCGTCGCGCTGACCCAGAAGGGGATGAGCATGGGCGCGGTCCTCGCGCTCATCATCGGCGGCGCCGGGATGAGCATCCCGGAGATGAGCATGCTCGCGGCGATCTTCAAGGTTCGGCTGGTTGCCGTCTTCATCGCCGTGGTGTTCATAACCGCTGTCGCCACAGGCTTCGTTTTCAACGTGATCTGA
- a CDS encoding thioredoxin domain-containing protein produces MRGCESTDLSSGSSRRQGIVAPLILVVLCALGAFVSGLSTRDHVRFRVSDGTQAGVCAELVESGCKAAHSNESAEILGVPISHFGSAFYIPGAGLAILALILRKRHTSPQTAAAGVAPVVALMGLGAVAYSVFLATLLIRAGEVCPFCFVLYGVNAAMLVLGAIWWLRGQRRFGFRSLLAPFVTTVAVGGGFFAVSTPFLLNALAEIAPWTVTGAANPGGKMLPSFALPERVPSKGEPAAEDDLIEFSDLECPHCGALHRTVANLFEERGPDGLRVRFVNFPLDRECNPHVGRSVHPTACLSARGGICAQEQGRFWPFAEATLGLKELRTRAVVLDTARSIGLNMERFAACLDSEPTNEILAEDIALAHAAGVHVTPTVLVNGWTFEGAISRTRLLSVLDDTTPCGCDSRPTAGTCGGEEGMEP; encoded by the coding sequence ATGCGCGGTTGTGAATCAACCGACCTCTCCTCCGGGTCTTCGCGCCGGCAGGGGATCGTTGCGCCGCTCATCCTGGTCGTCTTATGCGCGCTGGGTGCGTTCGTAAGCGGGCTGTCGACACGTGACCATGTGCGGTTCCGGGTCTCCGACGGAACCCAGGCAGGAGTCTGCGCGGAGCTGGTCGAGTCGGGGTGCAAGGCAGCGCATTCGAACGAGTCCGCCGAGATCCTCGGCGTGCCGATATCCCACTTCGGGAGCGCCTTCTACATCCCTGGTGCCGGCCTGGCGATCCTCGCTCTGATCCTCCGCAAGCGGCACACCAGCCCGCAGACGGCAGCCGCAGGCGTCGCACCGGTCGTGGCGCTGATGGGCCTGGGAGCGGTCGCCTACTCGGTCTTTCTGGCGACGCTGCTGATCCGCGCCGGCGAAGTGTGCCCGTTCTGCTTCGTCCTGTACGGTGTGAACGCGGCGATGCTCGTGCTGGGCGCGATCTGGTGGTTGAGGGGTCAGAGGCGGTTCGGTTTCCGCTCTCTGCTCGCGCCCTTCGTCACGACGGTCGCGGTCGGCGGTGGGTTTTTCGCTGTCTCGACTCCGTTCCTCTTGAACGCGCTGGCCGAGATCGCGCCCTGGACCGTGACCGGCGCCGCCAATCCGGGTGGGAAGATGCTGCCGTCGTTCGCGTTGCCCGAGCGAGTTCCGTCGAAGGGGGAACCTGCCGCCGAGGACGATCTGATCGAGTTCTCGGACCTCGAGTGCCCGCACTGCGGGGCCCTGCACCGCACGGTTGCGAACCTCTTCGAAGAGCGCGGGCCGGACGGGTTGCGGGTGCGGTTCGTGAACTTCCCGCTGGACCGGGAGTGCAATCCGCATGTCGGCCGCTCGGTGCATCCGACGGCCTGTCTCTCGGCCCGCGGCGGGATCTGCGCACAGGAGCAAGGCCGCTTCTGGCCGTTCGCCGAGGCGACCCTCGGCCTGAAGGAGCTCCGCACCCGCGCAGTCGTGCTCGATACGGCCCGGAGTATCGGCCTGAACATGGAGCGGTTCGCGGCGTGCTTGGACTCCGAGCCAACAAACGAGATCTTGGCCGAGGACATCGCCCTCGCCCACGCCGCGGGAGTCCACGTCACGCCGACGGTCCTTGTAAACGGCTGGACGTTCGAGGGTGCCATCTCGCGGACGAGGCTGCTGAGCGTCCTGGATGACACGACACCATGCGGTTGTGATAGCCGCCCGACCGCCGGCACATGCGGGGGAGAAGAAGGGATGGAACCATGA
- a CDS encoding thioredoxin family protein: MHGRPAAVSEPVTVGGGRPQLFDFGMGVCSQCKRMKPVMERAARELGSCVEVHVLDIRVEVNEQLAERYGMHAIPFILLVDGAGKELWRHEGFVDYPELSLAVSRYLGLTPDRQCGGDD; the protein is encoded by the coding sequence ATGCACGGACGACCTGCGGCGGTGAGCGAGCCCGTCACCGTGGGCGGCGGCCGCCCGCAGCTGTTCGACTTCGGCATGGGCGTCTGCTCGCAGTGCAAGCGCATGAAGCCGGTGATGGAACGCGCGGCCCGCGAGCTGGGCAGCTGCGTGGAGGTCCACGTCCTCGACATCCGCGTCGAGGTGAACGAGCAGCTCGCCGAGCGGTACGGGATGCATGCCATCCCGTTCATCCTCCTCGTCGACGGGGCCGGCAAGGAGCTCTGGCGGCACGAGGGGTTCGTCGACTACCCGGAGCTGTCCCTGGCGGTGTCCCGGTATCTCGGCCTTACGCCGGACCGGCAGTGCGGGGGGGACGATTGA
- a CDS encoding putative zinc-binding protein: MSDQKPAMLTHENVLFPCGGGFANTGLAVYQACYETVRELGLRKVSMGCVGSLPLKNEGVIKKSMAARRIITVDGCANHCAQKLAEAAGLPIAKSLELVRDTGAKKVPLSHDLEAGPKGVDEYVLRSDVDAMKQLIRAAVDQV, from the coding sequence ATGAGTGATCAGAAACCCGCTATGTTGACCCACGAGAACGTGCTGTTTCCGTGCGGCGGCGGCTTCGCCAACACCGGGCTGGCGGTCTATCAGGCCTGCTACGAAACGGTCCGTGAGCTCGGACTGCGGAAGGTCTCGATGGGCTGCGTCGGCTCGCTGCCGCTGAAGAACGAGGGTGTGATCAAGAAGTCGATGGCCGCCAGGCGCATCATCACAGTGGACGGGTGTGCCAACCACTGCGCGCAGAAGCTCGCGGAGGCAGCCGGGCTGCCGATCGCCAAGTCGCTGGAGCTGGTGCGGGACACCGGAGCCAAGAAGGTGCCGTTGAGCCACGATCTGGAGGCCGGTCCGAAGGGTGTGGACGAGTACGTGCTGCGGTCGGACGTCGACGCGATGAAGCAGCTCATCCGTGCGGCCGTAGACCAAGTCTAG
- a CDS encoding metalloregulator ArsR/SmtB family transcription factor, translating into MQTQAQFFKVLADDVRLKMLWLLFNHEELCVCDFVAALEITQSKASRHLRSLLHGGVVNDRKEGLWSYYSLRALESELTRPHLELLRTTLAACPDALAVLERLSVWLMHNRSFPGQPTPCAKAQARRERTLKASGRAGQNAGKAEGR; encoded by the coding sequence ATGCAGACCCAAGCTCAGTTTTTTAAAGTCCTTGCCGACGACGTGCGGCTCAAGATGCTGTGGCTCCTTTTCAACCATGAGGAGCTGTGTGTCTGTGATTTCGTGGCCGCCCTCGAGATCACACAGTCGAAGGCCTCCAGACATCTGCGCTCCCTCCTTCACGGAGGAGTCGTCAACGACCGCAAGGAAGGCCTGTGGTCCTACTACTCGCTGCGCGCGCTCGAGTCGGAGCTGACCCGGCCGCACCTCGAGTTGTTGCGCACGACCCTCGCCGCCTGCCCGGATGCCCTTGCCGTGCTCGAGCGACTCAGCGTGTGGCTCATGCACAACCGCTCCTTTCCCGGGCAACCCACGCCTTGCGCCAAGGCGCAGGCGCGACGGGAGCGCACCCTCAAGGCTTCGGGACGCGCGGGCCAGAATGCGGGAAAGGCAGAAGGGCGATGA
- a CDS encoding OsmC family peroxiredoxin, which translates to MQGKAVVVWSGSLASGSGHADFESGAGGRIPVTCALEDKAPAGKASPEELLAAAHASCFSMALAQVVTMGHHKPERLRVAVATTLDQVNPNAPYLITREELEVSGKVPGLDEAGFLQAVEGAKMMCAVGLAIKSNVEIVYAIRFEA; encoded by the coding sequence ATGCAAGGTAAGGCAGTGGTTGTTTGGAGCGGATCTTTGGCGAGTGGCAGTGGGCACGCCGACTTCGAAAGCGGAGCGGGCGGCAGGATCCCCGTGACCTGTGCCCTGGAAGACAAGGCGCCGGCAGGCAAGGCCAGTCCCGAGGAGTTGCTGGCCGCCGCGCACGCAAGCTGCTTCTCGATGGCTCTCGCCCAGGTGGTGACCATGGGCCACCATAAGCCCGAGCGACTCCGCGTGGCGGTCGCGACCACGCTCGATCAGGTCAATCCCAACGCTCCCTACCTGATCACGCGCGAAGAGCTGGAGGTGAGCGGCAAAGTGCCGGGGTTGGACGAGGCCGGTTTCTTGCAGGCGGTCGAAGGTGCCAAGATGATGTGCGCGGTTGGTCTGGCGATTAAGAGCAACGTCGAGATCGTGTATGCAATCCGTTTTGAGGCGTAG
- a CDS encoding carboxymuconolactone decarboxylase family protein, with product MPQSIFTDAVRELVAIGASIGSNCEMCFKYHYGAARKLGVSKEDMRLAVEMAEAVKASPAKSISELAEKYLREQPTNITQSCCGGDAPATAGGKCCG from the coding sequence TTGCCACAGAGCATCTTCACCGACGCGGTCCGGGAGCTCGTCGCCATCGGCGCGTCCATCGGCTCGAACTGCGAGATGTGCTTCAAGTACCACTACGGCGCGGCGCGCAAGCTCGGCGTGTCGAAGGAGGACATGCGCCTGGCGGTCGAGATGGCCGAGGCGGTGAAAGCCAGCCCGGCGAAGTCGATCTCGGAGCTCGCCGAGAAGTACCTGCGCGAGCAGCCGACCAACATCACCCAGTCCTGCTGCGGTGGAGATGCTCCCGCAACCGCGGGCGGCAAGTGCTGCGGCTGA